Proteins from a genomic interval of Poecile atricapillus isolate bPoeAtr1 chromosome 1, bPoeAtr1.hap1, whole genome shotgun sequence:
- the NKX2-1 gene encoding homeobox protein Nkx-2.1, which translates to MLRALGSWRSNCACSAEGRRIMSMSPKHTTPFSVSDILSPLEESYKKVGMEASNLGAPLSAYRQSQVSQPAMQQHPMGHNGTVTAAYHMTAAGVPQLSHATMGGYCNGNLGNMSELPPYQDTMRNSASATGWYGTNPDPRFSSISRFMAPSSGMNMGGMGSLGSLGDVSKSMAPLQSTPRRKRRVLFSQAQVYELERRFKQQKYLSAPEREHLASMIHLTPTQVKIWFQNHRYKMKRQAKDKAAQQQMQQENGSCQQQQSPRRVAVPVLVKDGKPCQAGSNTPTAAIQSHQQQAATTITVATNGNSLGQHQSHQTNSAGQSPDMGQHSASPSSLQSQVSSLSHLNSSTSDYGTAMSCSTLLYGRTW; encoded by the exons ATGCTCCGCGCCctgggcagctggaggagcaaCTGTGCGTGCTCTGCGGAGGG ccgCCGAATCATGTCGATGAGCCCAAAGCATACGACTCCTTTCTCAGTGTCTGACATCTTGAGTCCTTTGGAGGAAAGCTACAAGAAAGTGGGCATGGAGGCCAGTAACTTGGGGGCTCCCCTGTCAGCCTACAGACAGTCTCAGGTTTCTCAGCCGGCCATGCAGCAGCACCCCATGGGCCACAACGGAACAGTGACTGCCGCCTACCATATGACAGCGGCAGGGGtcccccagctctcccatgCTACGATGGGGGGCTATTGCAATGGGAACCTGGGCAACATGAGCGAGCTGCCGCCTTACCAGGACACCATGAGGAACAGCGCTTCGGCGACAGGATGGTACGGCACCAACCCGGATCCCCGCTTTTCCTCAA TCTCCCGCTTCATGGCGCCGTCCTCGGGCATGAACATGGGAGGCATGGGCAGCCTCGGCTCCCTGGGAGACGTGAGCAAGAGCATGGCCCCGCTCCAGAGCACGCCGCGGAGGAAACGGAGGGTCCTTTTTTCGCAGGCCCAGGTTTACGAGCTGGAGAGACGTTTCAAGCAACAAAAATACCTCTCCGCCCCGGAGAGGGAACATTTAGCCAGCATGATACATCTCACCCCGACTCAGGTCAAAATCTGGTTCCAGAATCACCGCTACAAGATGAAACGCCAGGCCAAAGACAAGGCTGCGCAGCAGCAGATGCAACAGGAGAAcggctcctgccagcagcagcagtctcCCAGAAGGGTGGCGGTGCCAGTGCTTGTGAAGGATGGCAAGCCCTGCCAAGCAGGCTCCAACACACCCACAGCAGCTATCCAGAGCCATCAGCAGCAGGCAGCTACAACGATCACAGTGGCTACCAATGGCAACAGCCTCGGACAGCATCAGAGCCATCAGACAAACAGTGCGGGGCAGTCTCCAGACATGGGACAGCACTCGGCCAGCCCTTCCTCTCTGCAGAGCCAAGTCTCCAGTTTGTCTCACCTAAACTCTTCTACTTCTGACTATGGCACTGCCATGTCTTGCTCCACCTTGCTATACGGTAGGACCTGGTAA